From a region of the Acidimicrobiia bacterium genome:
- a CDS encoding homoserine O-acetyltransferase, with protein sequence MTDPTHGISSEPDSTKPASSRRLRSVDLPVTGAWQKGDPVGDRQFVVINEGRPFALEGGGTLDEVTMAYETWGTLSPQADNAVLVCHALTGDAHVFGEAGKGHKTPGWWNGVVGPGQALDPAKHFIVCINVLGGCQGSTGPASPNPITELPYGSAFPVVTTRDMVRAQVGVADHLGIDQWKLVIGGSMGGMQVLEWGIMYPDRVGALAPLATALAASPWQIGWSAAGRNALVLDPQFLGGDYYQQELGQGPHNGLAVARSIAQIHYRSAGSFSERFGREVANPRSIYGLWDQFQVESYLDYHGEKLVRRFDANSYLVLNRAMDLHDVARQRGSVHEAVSRVARVPVMTLSISSDFLYPVEQQKEIYEAVQAIGGQCTQYVVENDDGHDGFLTATHEVSTHIKHFLEEIS encoded by the coding sequence ATGACTGACCCCACCCACGGCATTTCTTCCGAGCCTGACTCGACTAAACCAGCCAGCAGTCGGCGTCTGCGTAGCGTCGACCTGCCGGTTACTGGTGCATGGCAAAAGGGTGACCCGGTGGGCGACCGCCAGTTTGTGGTAATTAACGAAGGGCGCCCGTTTGCTTTAGAAGGCGGCGGAACCCTCGACGAAGTCACCATGGCCTACGAAACCTGGGGCACTTTGTCGCCGCAAGCCGACAATGCGGTATTGGTGTGCCACGCTCTGACTGGCGATGCTCATGTCTTTGGTGAAGCCGGTAAAGGACACAAAACCCCTGGCTGGTGGAACGGCGTGGTCGGCCCAGGGCAAGCTTTGGACCCCGCTAAGCATTTCATTGTTTGTATCAACGTGTTGGGGGGTTGCCAAGGGTCAACCGGCCCGGCTTCGCCTAACCCAATAACCGAGTTGCCTTATGGCTCGGCTTTTCCGGTGGTCACAACCCGAGACATGGTCCGGGCTCAAGTTGGGGTAGCCGACCATTTGGGTATCGACCAATGGAAGTTAGTTATCGGCGGCTCAATGGGCGGAATGCAAGTTTTGGAATGGGGGATCATGTACCCCGACCGGGTGGGGGCGCTGGCTCCGCTAGCTACTGCTTTGGCGGCCAGTCCTTGGCAAATCGGTTGGAGCGCCGCCGGCCGCAACGCTTTGGTTTTGGACCCTCAGTTTCTTGGCGGCGACTATTACCAACAGGAACTTGGTCAAGGCCCACATAACGGGTTGGCGGTAGCTCGTTCTATCGCTCAGATTCATTACCGTAGTGCGGGGTCTTTTTCTGAACGTTTTGGCCGGGAGGTAGCGAACCCTCGCAGCATCTACGGCTTGTGGGACCAGTTTCAGGTGGAGTCTTATTTGGATTACCACGGCGAAAAACTGGTACGCCGTTTTGATGCCAACAGTTACTTGGTGCTTAACCGGGCCATGGATCTTCATGATGTGGCTCGCCAACGAGGAAGCGTGCACGAAGCCGTCTCAAGGGTGGCTCGGGTACCGGTAATGACCCTCAGCATTAGCTCTGACTTTTTGTATCCGGTAGAACAGCAAAAAGAAATTTACGAAGCGGTGCAAGCAATAGGTGGCCAATGCACGCAGTATGTGGTCGAAAACGATGACGGACATGACGGGTTTTTAACGGCCACCCACGAAGTATCAACGCATATAAAGCATTTTTTAGAGGAGATTTCCTAA
- a CDS encoding aminotransferase class I/II-fold pyridoxal phosphate-dependent enzyme → MAENNEQPLDLRTRAVMAGRAEGENSLAPVLYPSSVFTYDSVEEGQKLATSLAPERFYTRYGNPTINAFEEAVADLEGAEAARAFSSGMGAMSTVVMGLCSSGDHIVAQRQIYAGTQLLLQSVCPRMGIDVTFVDGTAEGAFADAVIPGKTMLVIAETPANPRLDLVDLEALGALSGPMTVVDSTFATPLGQNPLAFGVDLVLHSATKGIAGHNDATIGVVAGSQELLAWLWSFAVLHGGNASPFDALNALRGLRTLGVRLDQQAATALHLAQFLESNPGACEVRYPGLDSHPQRALAKRQMNSNGSLLTFDLVGGAEAGQKFVEATKIAWQATSLGGPETLVTHPASTTHVSLTPEELALSGIGPGTVRVSCGLEQVNDLQADFVQALAATEG, encoded by the coding sequence ATGGCAGAAAACAATGAACAACCACTTGATTTGCGGACCCGTGCGGTTATGGCGGGTCGGGCAGAGGGCGAAAACTCATTGGCTCCGGTGCTCTACCCGTCGTCGGTCTTTACCTATGACTCCGTAGAAGAAGGACAAAAACTTGCTACCTCGTTGGCTCCGGAACGCTTTTACACGCGTTACGGGAACCCCACCATTAATGCGTTTGAAGAAGCGGTGGCCGACCTCGAAGGGGCCGAAGCGGCTCGAGCGTTTTCGTCGGGCATGGGGGCCATGAGCACGGTGGTGATGGGGCTGTGTTCTTCGGGCGACCATATTGTGGCTCAGCGCCAAATCTATGCCGGGACACAGCTGTTGTTGCAATCGGTGTGCCCCCGTATGGGCATTGACGTGACGTTTGTGGACGGCACCGCAGAAGGTGCTTTTGCCGATGCGGTTATCCCCGGTAAAACGATGCTGGTTATTGCCGAAACACCGGCTAACCCACGCCTAGATTTGGTGGACCTTGAAGCGCTGGGGGCGCTGAGTGGCCCTATGACCGTGGTGGATTCTACTTTTGCTACCCCGTTGGGTCAAAACCCGTTGGCTTTTGGGGTGGATTTAGTTTTGCATTCGGCCACCAAAGGCATCGCGGGTCATAACGACGCCACCATTGGGGTGGTGGCCGGCAGCCAAGAGTTGTTGGCTTGGTTGTGGAGTTTTGCCGTGTTGCACGGGGGTAATGCTTCGCCGTTCGATGCTTTGAATGCGCTTCGTGGTTTGCGTACCTTGGGGGTGCGTCTTGATCAGCAAGCAGCTACGGCGCTGCATTTGGCGCAGTTTTTAGAAAGCAACCCAGGGGCCTGCGAGGTGCGGTATCCCGGTTTAGATTCTCACCCGCAACGAGCGTTGGCTAAGCGCCAAATGAATTCAAACGGTTCGTTGTTGACTTTTGATTTGGTGGGCGGGGCAGAGGCTGGCCAAAAGTTTGTGGAGGCTACGAAAATAGCTTGGCAAGCCACTTCGTTGGGAGGGCCAGAGACGTTGGTGACCCACCCGGCGAGTACCACCCATGTCAGCTTGACCCCTGAGGAGCTTGCGCTTTCGGGTATTGGTCCGGGCACGGTGCGGGTGTCGTGTGGTCTTGAGCAGGTCAACGATTTGCAAGCCGACTTTGTTCAAGCGTTGGCTGCAACAGAGGGGTAA